The window GGACAACAAGATGCTCTTCGTGCATCAACCGCCGAACAACCTTTTCCGACAATCTTATACCGTTCTTCTTTAGCGCAACATGGATTCGTCTGTAGCCGTAGACACACTTGTTCTCATTGAAGATCTCTCTTATTTCTTCCCGCATCGCAATGTATTTGTCTGACCGGCCTAGCGCTTTCCTCTGGTAGAAGTAGCTGCTCTTGGCGATGCCAACACAATTAGAGGGTGCATTAAGAGAGAATTTTTCCAACTATAGAGGCATAGAGTGGACATTTACCCACTCCAAGGGCATGGGTTTCTTCCCCGCCATACTCCACGTCTCAATCTTACCACCTGGCCAAAAAGTGTCCGACGGTATTTATGTAGTCCTGTGTTTTGACAAATATGGGAGAGGGTTTCTTGCAGGATGTGCTGAATCAAAGACCAACCCGAA is drawn from Bacillota bacterium and contains these coding sequences:
- a CDS encoding transposase: MEKFSLNAPSNCVGIAKSSYFYQRKALGRSDKYIAMREEIREIFNENKCVYGYRRIHVALKKNGIRLSEKVVRRLMHEEHLVVQGRKKRRYSSYLGEVRSAQPYLTYCNATSMQQDQMRSG